The nucleotide sequence GCTACTGTCGAAAGCTCACAGGCGAGCGTACAGACGGCCCGTAATCAGGTAGCGACGGCTCAGGCCAACGTAACGGCCGCGCAGGCTCGCGCCCGCAAAGCCAATCAGGATTTTGAGCGCTACGGTCGTCTGCTGGCCGAGAAAACCATTCCACAGCAGCAGTTCGACGCTGTACAGGCCGAGCGCGACGCGGCTCAGGCCCAGTTGCAGGCCGCTCAGGCGCAGTTGCAAACGGCCCAGGCGCAGGTGAATGCCGCCGGTACGCAAACCGGGGTAACGAGCTCTCAGCGCCGGGCCTCGGAAGGTCAGATTTCGGTGGCGCAGGCCCTGATCAAACAGCGTCAGACGGAGCTGGATATGGCTCAGTTGCAGTTGTCGTACACGGTCGTGCGGGCACCGATCTCGGGTATTGTTTCCAAGCGGGCCGTGCAGGTGGGGCAACTGGTTCAGCCCGGACAGGCGCTGTGTTCCGTAGTTGGTAATTCTACGTTATGGGTTACGGCGAACTTTAAGGAAACCCAGTTGCAGCAGATGCACCCCGGTCAGGTAGTAGACATCGATGTCGATGCGTTC is from Spirosoma taeanense and encodes:
- a CDS encoding HlyD family secretion protein, translating into MNKKTLFRVGGVLILAIALIFGYSEFRYLQRHETTDDAQIDGDVNPVIPKAGGYVKAIRFQDNQFVNEGDTLIVLDDADYRIRVAQAEAALQSALASAGVTRSNVGVASATVESSQASVQTARNQVATAQANVTAAQARARKANQDFERYGRLLAEKTIPQQQFDAVQAERDAAQAQLQAAQAQLQTAQAQVNAAGTQTGVTSSQRRASEGQISVAQALIKQRQTELDMAQLQLSYTVVRAPISGIVSKRAVQVGQLVQPGQALCSVVGNSTLWVTANFKETQLQQMHPGQVVDIDVDAFEGEKLTGKVGSFAGATGAKFALLPPDNATGNYVKVVQRIPVRIELDKNSPLYAKLRPGMSATVAVDLQK